One Microbacterium sp. W4I20 DNA window includes the following coding sequences:
- the uraH gene encoding hydroxyisourate hydrolase gives MSVSHVTTHILDTSIGRPAPGVAVVLEARVGDGWSGIGTGLTDADGRVKDLGPERLESGAYRLRFDTGAYFAGIETDTFFPEVVLTFLVDSEQGHYHVPLLLSPFAYSTYRGS, from the coding sequence ATGAGCGTCTCTCACGTGACCACCCACATCCTGGACACATCGATCGGGCGCCCTGCGCCCGGCGTCGCCGTCGTACTCGAGGCCCGAGTCGGCGACGGATGGTCGGGGATCGGTACGGGCCTCACCGATGCCGACGGACGGGTGAAAGACCTGGGCCCCGAGCGGCTGGAGAGCGGTGCCTACCGCCTCCGGTTCGACACGGGGGCCTACTTCGCCGGCATCGAAACGGACACCTTCTTCCCGGAGGTGGTGCTGACCTTCCTGGTCGACAGCGAGCAGGGGCACTATCACGTGCCGTTGCTGCTCAGCCCGTTCGCCTATTCCACTTACCGAGGAAGCTGA
- the uraD gene encoding 2-oxo-4-hydroxy-4-carboxy-5-ureidoimidazoline decarboxylase, whose translation MLLTEFNSRTREAAVGVVKPALDIRRWYDAIVDGRPYASVEALTEAAFEVASPLTEDEIDGALSHHPRIGERAVGQTAEAAHARREQSGVDAAAADALAAGNRAYEERFDRVFLVRAAGRSADDILALLQERLGNTSEQELAVIDQQLREIAALRLAGAIETEGARA comes from the coding sequence ATGTTGCTCACGGAGTTCAACTCCCGCACTCGCGAAGCCGCTGTCGGCGTCGTGAAGCCCGCCCTGGACATTCGCCGCTGGTACGACGCGATCGTCGACGGCCGGCCGTACGCCTCGGTCGAGGCGCTGACGGAAGCGGCCTTCGAGGTCGCATCGCCGCTCACCGAGGACGAGATCGACGGGGCGCTGTCGCACCACCCGCGTATCGGTGAACGCGCCGTGGGTCAGACCGCCGAGGCCGCGCATGCCCGCCGCGAGCAGTCCGGCGTCGACGCTGCGGCCGCCGACGCGCTGGCCGCCGGCAACCGTGCCTACGAGGAGCGGTTCGACCGCGTCTTCCTCGTCCGCGCGGCCGGTCGGTCGGCCGATGACATCCTCGCCCTGCTGCAGGAGCGGCTCGGCAACACTTCCGAACAGGAACTGGCGGTGATCGACCAGCAGCTGCGCGAGATCGCGGCGCTACGCCTCGCCGGTGCCATCGAGACTGAAGGAGCACGCGCATGA
- a CDS encoding NRDE family protein produces MCTVVIDVAEAGNARLLAVRDEDPERDWDALGPWWPERYPGVIGIRDRRAGGAWLAVHPEERRLAVLLNREDVGGLAEDRAVSRGTLALESVAGRSPEGPLPMHGFNLLEVRPEGARVLSWDGEVLRETAIDPGTHMIAHDDLDDPSTPRIAAWLPEFRALGPAAADADWVDSWIALLAASARLSPEDDRAIIRDNRPHGYPTQSLLYCTAEVTPAGVEVHDRTLPRPGHWSA; encoded by the coding sequence GTGTGCACGGTCGTGATCGATGTGGCGGAGGCCGGGAACGCGCGACTGCTCGCGGTGCGCGACGAAGACCCGGAGCGGGACTGGGATGCGCTGGGTCCGTGGTGGCCCGAGCGGTACCCGGGCGTGATCGGCATCCGCGATCGTCGGGCGGGCGGCGCCTGGCTCGCGGTCCATCCCGAGGAGCGCCGACTCGCGGTGCTGCTGAACCGCGAGGACGTGGGCGGGCTGGCCGAGGATCGTGCCGTGTCTCGCGGCACGCTCGCCTTGGAATCGGTGGCGGGGCGCTCCCCCGAGGGCCCACTGCCGATGCACGGGTTCAACCTGCTCGAGGTGCGCCCGGAGGGCGCGCGGGTGCTGAGCTGGGACGGAGAGGTACTGCGGGAGACGGCGATCGACCCGGGCACGCACATGATCGCGCACGACGACCTCGACGACCCCTCCACCCCGCGCATCGCGGCCTGGCTGCCGGAGTTCCGCGCGCTCGGTCCGGCTGCGGCCGACGCGGACTGGGTCGATTCGTGGATCGCGCTGCTCGCGGCATCCGCTCGGCTCTCTCCGGAGGACGACCGCGCGATCATCCGCGACAATCGGCCGCACGGCTATCCGACGCAGTCGCTGCTGTACTGCACCGCGGAGGTCACGCCGGCGGGCGTCGAGGTGCACGACCGCACACTCCCCCGCCCCGGGCACTGGTCGGCCTGA
- the aceE gene encoding pyruvate dehydrogenase (acetyl-transferring), homodimeric type, whose product MTDNRASAVTSADLDAADLDTAGLDTDLDPEETAEWLESLDALISERGAERGGHILRTLVDHAGLRSEPTVTTDYVNTIATADEPEYPGDEELERRYRAWMRWNAAVMVHRAQRPGVGVGGHISTYAGAATLYEVGFNHFFRGKDHPGGGDQIYFQGHASPGMYARAFLEGRLGEDDLDGFRQEKSREGHALSSYPHPRLMPEFWEFPTVSMGIGPMNAIYQAQSNRYLHGRGLKDTSDQHVWAFLGDGEMDEPESRGLLQLAANDGLDNLTFVVNCNLQRLDGPVRGNGKIIQELEGFFRGAGWNVIKVIWGREWDDLLAHDDDGALVDIMNTTLDGDYQTYKAESGAFIRENFFGRDPRVRALVDHLTDDQIWRLRRGGHDYRKVFAAYQQSLARNGKPTVILVKTVKGYGLGPRFEARNATHQMKKLTLQDLKDFRDHLHVPITDEQLDADPYLPPYYHPGTDAPEIAYLQERRRALGGFVPERRPAHEPIALPDPKAYEVAARGSGKQQAATTMAFVRVLKDLMRDPEFGKRIVPIIPDEARTFGMDAFFPTAKIYNPHGQNYLAVDRDIVLSYKESTAGQIVHAGINEAGSIAAFTAAGTAYATHGVPLVPVYVFYSMFGFQRTGDSLWAAADQMTRGFLISATAGRTTLTGEGLQHADGHSPLLAATNPAVVTYDPAFGYEIGHIMRAGIERMYGPDSTDRNRIYNLMVYNEPIVQPAEPDGVDVAGILGGIHRISPAAGEGPRAQLLASGIGVTWALEAQELLAAEWGVAADVWSVTSWTELRRDAVAAEEEAFLHPERGIRTPFVVSQLAGAAGPVVAVSDYAKDLPDQIRQFVPNDWATLGADGFGFSDTRAAARRFFKIDGASIVVRALQLLAARGEVDAAAPAQAAERYRLLDVNAGTSGSDAE is encoded by the coding sequence GTGACCGACAATCGCGCCTCCGCCGTCACATCCGCCGACCTCGATGCCGCCGACCTCGATACTGCCGGCCTCGACACCGATCTCGATCCCGAGGAGACCGCGGAGTGGCTCGAGTCCCTCGACGCGCTGATCAGCGAGCGCGGCGCCGAGCGCGGCGGACACATCCTGCGCACCCTCGTCGATCACGCCGGACTCCGCTCCGAGCCGACGGTGACCACCGACTACGTCAACACGATCGCCACGGCCGACGAGCCCGAGTACCCGGGCGATGAGGAGCTCGAGCGGCGCTATCGCGCCTGGATGCGCTGGAACGCCGCGGTCATGGTGCACCGCGCGCAGCGCCCCGGTGTCGGGGTCGGTGGGCACATCTCGACCTACGCCGGGGCCGCGACCCTGTACGAGGTCGGTTTCAACCACTTCTTCCGCGGCAAGGACCACCCGGGCGGCGGCGACCAGATCTACTTCCAGGGCCACGCGTCCCCGGGCATGTACGCCCGCGCCTTCCTGGAAGGACGCCTCGGCGAGGACGATCTCGACGGCTTCCGCCAGGAGAAGTCCCGTGAGGGGCACGCGCTCTCGTCGTACCCGCACCCGCGGCTGATGCCGGAGTTCTGGGAGTTCCCGACGGTGTCGATGGGCATCGGCCCGATGAACGCGATCTACCAGGCGCAGTCCAACCGCTACCTGCACGGCCGCGGTCTGAAGGACACCTCCGACCAGCATGTCTGGGCGTTCCTCGGCGACGGCGAGATGGACGAACCGGAGTCGCGCGGGCTGCTGCAGCTCGCCGCCAACGACGGGCTCGACAACCTCACCTTCGTCGTCAACTGCAACCTGCAGCGGCTCGACGGCCCTGTGCGCGGCAACGGCAAGATCATCCAGGAGCTCGAGGGCTTCTTCCGCGGCGCCGGCTGGAACGTCATCAAGGTGATCTGGGGGCGCGAGTGGGACGACCTGCTCGCCCACGACGACGACGGCGCCCTCGTCGACATCATGAACACCACGCTCGACGGCGACTACCAGACCTACAAGGCGGAGTCCGGCGCCTTCATCCGCGAGAACTTCTTCGGCCGCGACCCGCGAGTCCGCGCGCTGGTCGACCACCTGACCGACGATCAGATCTGGCGCCTGAGGCGCGGAGGCCACGACTACCGCAAGGTGTTCGCGGCGTATCAGCAGTCGCTCGCCCGCAACGGCAAGCCCACGGTCATCCTCGTGAAGACCGTGAAGGGCTACGGCCTCGGCCCGCGCTTCGAGGCGCGGAACGCCACGCACCAGATGAAGAAGCTCACGCTGCAGGACCTCAAGGACTTCCGCGACCACCTGCACGTGCCGATCACCGACGAGCAGCTCGACGCCGACCCGTATCTGCCGCCGTACTACCACCCCGGTACGGATGCTCCGGAGATCGCGTACCTGCAGGAACGCCGTCGCGCGCTCGGCGGCTTCGTGCCGGAGCGGCGCCCGGCCCACGAGCCGATCGCACTGCCGGATCCGAAGGCGTACGAGGTCGCCGCCCGCGGCTCGGGGAAGCAGCAGGCGGCGACGACCATGGCGTTCGTGCGCGTGCTGAAGGATCTGATGCGCGACCCGGAGTTCGGCAAGCGGATCGTGCCGATCATCCCGGACGAGGCGCGGACCTTCGGCATGGACGCGTTCTTCCCGACCGCGAAGATCTACAACCCGCACGGGCAGAACTACCTGGCCGTCGACCGCGACATCGTGCTGTCGTACAAGGAATCGACCGCGGGGCAGATCGTGCACGCCGGCATCAACGAGGCCGGATCCATCGCGGCGTTCACGGCCGCCGGCACGGCCTATGCCACCCACGGCGTGCCGCTCGTCCCGGTGTACGTCTTCTACTCGATGTTCGGATTCCAGCGCACCGGCGACTCGCTGTGGGCCGCAGCCGACCAGATGACGCGTGGGTTCCTGATCTCCGCGACCGCCGGCCGGACCACGCTCACCGGCGAGGGGCTGCAGCACGCCGACGGGCACTCGCCGCTGCTCGCCGCGACCAACCCGGCCGTCGTGACCTACGACCCCGCGTTCGGATACGAGATCGGCCACATCATGCGCGCCGGCATCGAGCGGATGTACGGACCGGACTCCACCGACCGCAACCGCATCTACAACCTCATGGTCTACAACGAGCCGATCGTGCAGCCGGCCGAGCCCGACGGGGTCGACGTCGCCGGCATCCTGGGTGGCATCCATCGCATCTCGCCTGCCGCGGGCGAGGGCCCGCGCGCCCAGCTACTGGCCTCGGGCATCGGGGTGACCTGGGCGCTCGAGGCGCAGGAGCTCCTGGCCGCCGAGTGGGGTGTCGCCGCCGACGTATGGTCGGTCACCTCCTGGACCGAACTGCGCCGCGACGCCGTCGCCGCGGAGGAGGAAGCGTTCCTGCACCCCGAGCGCGGCATCCGCACGCCGTTCGTGGTGAGCCAGCTCGCGGGAGCGGCCGGACCCGTCGTCGCGGTCAGCGACTACGCCAAGGATCTGCCCGACCAGATCCGCCAGTTCGTGCCGAACGACTGGGCGACGCTCGGCGCCGACGGGTTCGGATTCTCCGACACCCGGGCCGCCGCGCGTCGGTTCTTCAAGATCGACGGCGCCTCGATCGTCGTGCGGGCGCTGCAGCTGCTCGCCGCACGAGGAGAGGTGGATGCCGCAGCGCCCGCGCAGGCGGCGGAGCGGTATCGGCTGCTCGACGTGAACGCCGGCACGAGCGGGTCGGATGCGGAGTAG
- the pucL gene encoding factor-independent urate hydroxylase — protein sequence MTTITLGKNQYGKAEVRVVRVTRDTARHEIEDLNVTSQLRGDFADAHFNGDNANVVATDTQKNTVYAFAKDGIGSPEEYLLRLGRHFTGEFDWVSGGRWEAEQYTWQRIDVDGQGHDHSFVAGGTETRTALVEIDGEQTTIIAGLTDLKVLKSTESGFVGYPKDRYTTLKETTDRILATSVTAKWRYNRNDVDFNEVFADVRRLLLAGFAANYSYALQNTLHDMAEAVLEAHPEIDEIRFSTPNSHHFVVDLSPFGLENPNEVFYAADRPYGLIEASFLREGADADHRAWDGVAGFC from the coding sequence ATGACGACGATCACCCTGGGCAAGAACCAGTACGGCAAGGCAGAGGTCCGCGTCGTGCGGGTCACGCGCGACACCGCCCGCCATGAGATCGAGGATCTCAACGTCACCTCGCAGCTGCGCGGCGACTTCGCCGACGCCCACTTCAACGGCGACAACGCCAATGTCGTGGCGACCGACACCCAGAAGAACACCGTGTACGCCTTCGCCAAGGACGGCATCGGCAGCCCCGAGGAGTACCTGCTGCGCCTCGGCCGTCACTTCACCGGCGAGTTCGACTGGGTCAGCGGCGGACGCTGGGAGGCCGAGCAGTACACCTGGCAGCGGATCGACGTCGACGGGCAGGGCCACGACCACTCGTTCGTCGCCGGCGGCACCGAGACCCGGACCGCTCTCGTCGAGATCGACGGAGAGCAGACCACGATCATCGCGGGCCTGACCGACCTCAAGGTCCTCAAGTCCACTGAGAGCGGCTTCGTCGGATACCCGAAGGATCGGTACACGACCCTGAAGGAGACGACCGACCGCATCCTCGCGACCTCGGTCACCGCCAAGTGGCGGTACAACCGCAACGACGTCGACTTCAACGAGGTGTTCGCCGATGTGCGGCGACTCCTGCTTGCGGGCTTCGCGGCCAACTACTCCTACGCGCTGCAGAACACCCTGCACGACATGGCCGAGGCCGTGCTCGAGGCGCACCCCGAGATCGACGAGATCCGCTTCTCGACGCCGAACAGCCACCACTTCGTCGTCGATCTGTCGCCGTTCGGCCTGGAGAACCCGAACGAGGTGTTCTACGCCGCCGACCGTCCGTACGGACTGATCGAGGCGTCGTTCCTCCGCGAGGGTGCGGATGCCGACCACCGCGCGTGGGACGGCGTCGCCGGCTTCTGCTGA
- the xdhC gene encoding xanthine dehydrogenase accessory protein XdhC: MDWIDALQALRSSRTPAVIVTLALVRGHAPRNGGAKMVVSPDAVFGTVGGGNLEATAVDRARAMLSAGSAEPELLVLTLSDKAVTEYGVQCCGGEVTIMLEPVRVTPSIAIFGMGHVGLELARILARHEVDLHLIDSRAEMLAAERIGVPGESGVFADSVARIHTTLAPVPESALAGLPAGSHVLVMTHDHVEDLAVVDMSLRTEGLASIGLIGSSSKWARFAKKLRELGQDESDLARVVTPIGIPEVAGKQPAVIAVSVAARLLQLIDEAAADEGTADEGTADEGALEEGPGA; the protein is encoded by the coding sequence ATGGACTGGATCGATGCGCTGCAGGCGCTGCGCTCCTCGCGCACGCCCGCGGTGATCGTGACGCTCGCCCTGGTGCGCGGGCATGCGCCCCGCAACGGCGGCGCGAAGATGGTGGTGTCGCCCGATGCGGTGTTCGGCACGGTCGGCGGCGGGAACCTGGAGGCCACGGCGGTCGACCGGGCGCGAGCGATGCTCAGCGCGGGATCGGCGGAGCCCGAGCTGCTGGTGCTCACGCTCAGCGACAAGGCCGTCACCGAATACGGCGTGCAGTGCTGCGGAGGAGAGGTCACGATCATGCTCGAGCCTGTGCGGGTCACCCCCAGCATCGCGATCTTCGGGATGGGGCACGTCGGACTGGAACTCGCGCGCATCCTCGCGCGGCACGAGGTCGACCTGCACCTGATCGACTCCCGGGCCGAGATGCTGGCGGCGGAGCGCATCGGGGTGCCCGGCGAATCGGGTGTCTTCGCCGACAGCGTCGCGCGCATCCACACGACTCTCGCCCCGGTACCGGAGTCCGCGCTGGCGGGGCTGCCGGCCGGTTCGCACGTGCTCGTGATGACGCACGACCACGTCGAGGATCTCGCCGTGGTCGACATGTCGTTGCGCACGGAGGGTCTGGCCTCGATCGGACTGATCGGCTCGTCATCGAAGTGGGCGCGCTTCGCGAAGAAGCTCCGTGAGCTCGGTCAGGACGAGAGCGATCTCGCCCGAGTCGTGACGCCGATCGGCATCCCCGAGGTCGCCGGCAAGCAGCCGGCCGTGATCGCTGTGAGCGTCGCCGCGCGGCTGCTGCAGCTGATCGACGAGGCAGCGGCCGACGAAGGTACGGCCGACGAAGGTACAGCCGACGAAGGTGCGCTCGAGGAGGGCCCCGGCGCCTGA
- the coaBC gene encoding bifunctional phosphopantothenoylcysteine decarboxylase/phosphopantothenate--cysteine ligase CoaBC, with protein MNIVVAVTGGIAAYKTVHLVRLLIKAGHDVTVVPTEDALRFVGTPTWEAISRHPVTTSVHDDVAKVRHVALGQAADLVIVAPATANSIAKMTAGLADDLFGTTLLATEAPVLIAPAMHAEMWRHPATRANIETLRGRGVHIVGPADGELAGGDSGPGRMSEPEEIFAAAQALFAPRDFDGVRVVISAGGTREPIDPVRFLGNRSSGRQGVALAAEAAARGAAVVLIAANISGDVLAAAQHPSIRVVTAGSADELQAAMADAAPEADVVVMAAAVADYRPVAVSDRKLTKETGGIPSIELVENADIVAGLVASRAPGQVIVGFAAETPEDEQELIDRARRKQQRKGVDLLVVNEVGWDRGFESADNAVHIFGDEGMPPAIAAGSKREVAAAVWDAVRATLSSDRI; from the coding sequence GTGAACATCGTCGTGGCGGTAACGGGCGGCATCGCCGCGTACAAGACGGTGCATCTCGTGCGCCTGCTCATCAAGGCCGGTCACGACGTGACGGTGGTCCCCACGGAAGACGCGCTGCGCTTCGTGGGCACTCCCACGTGGGAGGCCATCAGTCGGCATCCGGTGACGACCAGCGTGCACGACGATGTCGCGAAGGTGCGCCACGTCGCCCTCGGGCAGGCGGCCGACCTCGTGATCGTGGCGCCGGCGACCGCGAACTCGATCGCCAAGATGACCGCCGGGCTCGCCGACGACCTGTTCGGCACGACGCTGCTCGCGACCGAGGCCCCCGTGCTGATAGCGCCTGCGATGCACGCCGAGATGTGGCGGCACCCGGCGACCCGGGCGAACATCGAGACCCTCCGCGGCCGCGGCGTGCACATCGTCGGTCCCGCCGACGGCGAGCTCGCCGGCGGCGACAGCGGACCGGGGCGGATGTCGGAGCCCGAGGAGATCTTCGCCGCAGCGCAGGCCCTGTTCGCGCCGCGCGACTTCGACGGGGTGCGCGTGGTGATCTCGGCCGGCGGCACGCGGGAGCCGATCGATCCGGTGCGCTTCCTCGGCAATCGGTCGAGCGGACGGCAGGGAGTGGCGCTGGCCGCCGAGGCCGCAGCGCGCGGGGCCGCCGTGGTGCTCATCGCCGCGAACATCTCCGGCGACGTGCTCGCGGCAGCGCAGCATCCGTCTATCCGGGTCGTGACCGCGGGCTCCGCCGACGAACTCCAAGCGGCCATGGCGGATGCCGCGCCTGAGGCCGACGTCGTGGTGATGGCGGCGGCCGTCGCCGACTACCGTCCGGTCGCGGTGTCGGACCGCAAGCTCACCAAGGAGACCGGGGGCATTCCGTCGATCGAACTCGTCGAGAACGCCGACATCGTCGCGGGCCTGGTCGCCTCCCGCGCACCGGGGCAGGTCATCGTCGGCTTCGCCGCCGAGACGCCGGAGGACGAGCAGGAACTGATCGACCGTGCGCGGCGGAAGCAGCAGCGCAAGGGCGTCGACCTGCTCGTGGTGAACGAGGTCGGCTGGGACCGCGGCTTCGAGAGCGCGGACAACGCCGTGCACATCTTCGGAGACGAGGGGATGCCGCCCGCCATCGCCGCCGGTTCCAAGCGGGAGGTCGCGGCTGCGGTGTGGGATGCCGTGCGCGCTACACTTTCGTCAGACAGAATCTGA
- a CDS encoding SDR family oxidoreductase — MSARTAVVTGASSGIGRAVARALLEAGFRVVLAGRREDALHETADGHPDALVVPTDVTVEAEVEALFARTVAEWGRVDVLFNNAGVFGPTASAAEISLADWQQTLDVNVTGSLLCAGAAMRTMIAQQPPGGRIINNGSISAHVPRPLSVAYTVTKHAISGLTKSIDLDGRAHGITCGQIDIGNARTSIMADIGVGSGALQPDGSRRVEPTFDVTDAARAVVFMAQLPPDANVGTLTIAASGMPFGGRG, encoded by the coding sequence ATGAGCGCACGCACGGCCGTCGTGACGGGAGCAAGTTCGGGCATCGGCCGCGCGGTCGCCCGCGCACTGCTCGAGGCGGGCTTCCGGGTGGTGCTCGCCGGCCGCCGCGAGGACGCCCTGCACGAGACCGCCGACGGCCACCCCGACGCCCTCGTGGTGCCGACCGATGTGACCGTCGAGGCCGAGGTCGAAGCACTGTTCGCGCGCACCGTGGCCGAGTGGGGCCGGGTGGACGTGCTGTTCAACAACGCCGGAGTGTTCGGGCCGACGGCATCCGCGGCGGAGATCTCGCTCGCCGACTGGCAGCAGACGCTCGACGTCAACGTCACCGGTTCGCTGCTGTGCGCCGGCGCCGCGATGCGGACGATGATCGCGCAGCAGCCGCCGGGCGGCCGCATCATCAACAACGGATCCATCTCGGCGCACGTGCCGCGACCGCTCTCGGTGGCGTACACGGTGACCAAGCACGCGATCAGTGGACTGACGAAGTCGATCGACCTCGACGGCCGCGCGCACGGGATCACCTGCGGTCAGATCGACATCGGCAACGCGCGGACGTCGATCATGGCCGACATCGGCGTCGGATCCGGAGCGCTGCAGCCCGACGGCTCGCGCCGCGTGGAGCCGACCTTCGATGTGACGGATGCCGCGCGCGCGGTCGTGTTCATGGCGCAGCTGCCGCCCGACGCGAACGTCGGGACCCTGACGATCGCGGCATCCGGCATGCCGTTCGGCGGCCGAGGCTGA
- the bcp gene encoding thioredoxin-dependent thiol peroxidase — translation MTEQLVAGDAAPDFTLADADGAPTALADYRGKNVVVYFYPKAATPGCTTEACDFRDNLSSLAAAGYAVLGISPDDTADIRAFADAEGLTFPLLADTDAATARAWGAWGEKAVGDRTFDGVIRSTFVLDGDGIVQRAEYGVDPSGHVARLRAELGV, via the coding sequence ATGACCGAACAGCTCGTCGCCGGCGACGCCGCCCCCGACTTCACGCTCGCCGACGCCGACGGAGCCCCGACCGCGCTCGCCGACTACCGCGGCAAGAACGTCGTGGTCTACTTCTACCCGAAGGCCGCGACGCCCGGCTGCACGACCGAGGCCTGCGACTTCCGCGACAACCTCTCGTCGTTGGCGGCCGCCGGATATGCGGTGCTCGGCATCTCGCCGGACGACACCGCCGACATCCGTGCGTTCGCGGACGCCGAGGGCCTGACCTTCCCGCTCCTGGCCGACACGGATGCCGCCACGGCGCGCGCCTGGGGAGCTTGGGGCGAGAAGGCCGTCGGGGATCGCACCTTCGACGGTGTCATCCGCTCGACCTTCGTGCTCGACGGCGACGGCATCGTGCAGCGCGCCGAGTACGGCGTCGACCCGAGCGGTCACGTCGCTCGCCTCCGCGCCGAACTCGGTGTATGA
- a CDS encoding nucleobase:cation symporter-2 family protein encodes MSAVRKTPKNTNPKNTTSDRPEDERLGLGTAFTFGLQHVLTMYGGIIAPPLIIGAAAGLTSAEVGVLVAACLFMGGLATLLQTLGIPFFGSQLPLVQGVSFAGVATMLAIVNQGSGLPAVFGAVIVASLIGLVVAPFFAHIVRFFPPVVTGTVITMIGLSLVPVAARWITGADPESPTYADPVFVGIAGFTLFVIMLLSKLGNATISRLSILIAMVVGTVFAAVIGRADFSKVLEGPIFAFPSPFAFGVPTFDLAAIVSMTIVVLVILTETTADIIAVAEITGSKVDRKRIAAGLRADMVSSAVSPIFNSFTQSAFAQNVGLVAVTKIKSRYAVAAGGVILIILGLTPILGRVVAAVPTAVLGGAGLVLFGTVTASGIRTLSKVKYDGNMNLIIVAASLSFGVLPEVNHDIYMNFPTWFQVIFGSGISSAAIMAIVLNLVFNHFSKGTPEDPSVFAASPVRAVRTDVIRTLRARSGR; translated from the coding sequence ATGTCAGCAGTACGCAAGACCCCGAAGAACACGAACCCGAAGAACACGACCAGTGACCGACCGGAGGACGAGCGCCTCGGCCTCGGCACCGCCTTCACGTTCGGGCTCCAGCACGTCCTGACGATGTACGGCGGCATCATCGCGCCGCCGCTCATCATCGGCGCGGCCGCCGGTCTGACGTCGGCCGAGGTCGGTGTGCTCGTCGCCGCCTGCCTCTTCATGGGCGGTCTCGCGACGCTCCTGCAGACCCTCGGCATCCCGTTCTTCGGCTCGCAGCTGCCGCTCGTGCAGGGCGTCTCGTTCGCCGGCGTCGCGACCATGCTCGCGATCGTGAATCAGGGGAGTGGCCTGCCGGCGGTGTTCGGCGCCGTGATCGTCGCCTCGCTGATCGGTCTCGTGGTCGCGCCGTTCTTCGCGCACATCGTGCGCTTCTTCCCGCCGGTCGTCACGGGCACGGTCATCACGATGATCGGCCTGTCGCTCGTGCCGGTGGCGGCGCGCTGGATCACCGGCGCCGACCCCGAGTCGCCGACCTACGCCGATCCGGTGTTCGTCGGCATCGCCGGCTTCACGCTGTTCGTCATCATGCTGCTGAGCAAGCTCGGCAACGCCACCATCTCGCGCCTGTCGATCCTGATCGCCATGGTCGTCGGCACGGTCTTCGCCGCGGTCATCGGTCGGGCCGACTTCTCGAAGGTGCTCGAGGGGCCGATCTTCGCGTTCCCGTCGCCGTTCGCGTTCGGGGTGCCGACCTTCGACCTCGCTGCCATCGTCTCGATGACCATCGTCGTGCTGGTCATCCTCACCGAGACGACGGCCGACATCATCGCCGTCGCCGAGATCACCGGTTCGAAGGTCGACCGCAAGCGCATCGCCGCCGGCCTTCGCGCCGACATGGTGTCGAGCGCCGTCTCGCCGATCTTCAACTCGTTCACCCAGAGCGCGTTCGCGCAGAACGTCGGCCTGGTCGCGGTGACCAAGATCAAGAGCCGTTACGCCGTGGCGGCCGGAGGCGTGATCCTCATCATCCTCGGCCTGACGCCGATCCTCGGCCGCGTCGTGGCCGCCGTGCCCACCGCCGTGCTCGGCGGCGCGGGACTCGTGCTGTTCGGCACCGTCACCGCGAGCGGCATCCGTACGCTCTCGAAGGTGAAGTACGACGGCAACATGAACCTCATCATCGTCGCCGCCTCGCTGTCGTTCGGGGTGCTGCCCGAGGTGAACCACGACATCTACATGAACTTCCCGACCTGGTTCCAGGTGATCTTCGGATCGGGCATCAGCTCGGCCGCGATCATGGCGATCGTGCTGAACCTCGTGTTCAACCACTTCTCGAAGGGCACCCCGGAAGACCCGTCGGTGTTCGCCGCGAGCCCCGTGCGGGCGGTGAGGACCGACGTCATCCGAACGCTGCGAGCGAGGTCAGGGCGCTGA